In the Kwoniella shandongensis chromosome 6, complete sequence genome, GAGCAGCTGCGTTGAGCTCAGCAACTGCTTtagggaagagatggtcgGTAACGAGTTCCAAAATCCAACTTGTAACGCTGTTGTGTTGGCTGTTTGAACAGCTGTAACCTGTTCGTGCTAGCATTATGGACCGGGACCGTCCAGGGTCCCATTGAACGACCCATGCCATGAGAAATGCGCATGCTGTGATAAAATATGCATTTTCTGAAATAGTCCCTCTACTTCTTGACGTTGAATATACTCAACAAGGCAAAACAACCATAAAACAACCCAACAGGATAAGCCACCAACAATCTCTGTCTATCCATCCTTAAGACAGCTACGAAAATCGCACTGGCCGAATACGTACACCAGAGAATACTCAAGCTCGATAATAGATAACCGAGCGGATGATCGATTCCTACTCCCATACCGATGCCACCCAAGCCGACCATCGGTAAGAGACAGTAACCGAGGACAGAGGCGGTACGATAAGCGTCGATGGATGTTTCGGCCAtcaggttgagaagaagatagaTGGCGGTAGTGCCGAGGAGTCCGACACCGTATATATAGGAGAATTGGGGTTTGCCAGACTGCGCCgcagaagagagaagcaaAGCAGGTGGAGAGGCAGAGTGAGGGGACAGATAGGGAATTGCGAATGAGAGAGCAGGCGAGTTGATTTTGTGTGATAGTGGAGAAGACGGATAGGACAGGGCAGGACAGAATCATTGTCAGCCTTGACGATCAGCTGCAAGGGAGAGAACCCGCACTCACAAGTAAGAGTGACAATGCAAATGCGAAACAGAACACGAATGGACCTGCAAGGTCCGCATCGTCCATTATATTCTCGTTGACTTTAGCCAAGGGATTTAACACCGTCAATGATTTCTGTAAGATGTGTGAGGGGTTTATACCGAGTTCTAAAGACGACCCAAACAACCCATCAGCTAAACTTCACCAAGATTGCAACTTGTAAGATATAATAACGaggtcgactcaccctccattAAGCTCGGCTCGCCTTCGAAACCTCCTGTCCCGAACGCCTCCCACCATCTCCCTTCACCCGATAACATCCTCCCCGAAGCTGCCATGTTCATATTCCCACTAGCTGCATacgctcctcctcctactcctccagctccgacGCCTAATGAGGAGCcacccatacctcccatATTCCCTTCGAGGGAGGAGCGTGAGCCGCCATAGTATGGGGAGGACGTTGAAGGACCGGGGGTGGTCGAACCGCCGAAGAATGCGAGTGGTTCGTTAGAAGAGTAAGGTGTGTACGAGTTTTGTTGAGGGAATAAGTGGGACATGACGGGCGTTGGCTGAATATGGGTGGATCGATGGGCGTGAGGAATGCCGAGAGTAGCTGCTTGGAGTATACAATGCAATGTGATGATACTCTACAAGCAAGTAGCTACTCACCACGACATGCATTCATTCATGGTCACTGGTGACGTGCATGCTTCGCGTGTCATCCAGCTGCCTCACGGACCATTGCTTTCGGAGGTATCGGCGTTTTATCTGACAGTGGTGTGCTGTGGGTGGTCTGCTCTGCTCCGGGTCTTCCCTACGCACCAACGTCGgactctcactcactctgtcGATACATATCCTCGTTGACACCTACAAAGCATCGATCCAACCTTACCTAAacactaccaccacctctttcaATCCTTTCCCAGTATGGTCGCCTCTCGACTCATCTCACGAGCCTTGGCTCGTCCCCCAGCTCCCCGAATCCTCAAACCCGTTAGTCAAAGTCATATTACACAATACCTGCGATACCATTGGTTCGTTGCTGACCCTTTCGCAAATAGTCTCTCGCTCGATCCCTCGCCGCCGTTCACCCCGtcaccaccgcctcttctGATCCGGTAACCAAGACTTCGGTCTTGTCAAACGGATTGTCAGTGTCATCGGAGACTATCCCTGGtgcttccacttccaccgtTGGACTTTGGATCGATGCCGGTTCCAGAGCGGATGCCGACGGTGCTAGTGGTACCGCTCACttcctcgaggtgagtctgaggAGGACAAGCACAACAGATTTGAAGGAAGACACATGGCTGATCCGTTATACTTCCCCGTAGCATCTCGCCTTCAAGGGTACCAAGTCCCGATCTCAAACTCAACTCGAGCTTGAAGTAGAGAACCTCGGTGCCCACCTCAACGCTTACACTTCTCGAGAGCAGACGGTCTACTACGCCAAGGCGTTCGACAAGGACGTCCCCCAGGCCGTCGACATCTTGTCCGATATCTTGCAAAACTCaaagttggaggagagcgcgatcgagagggagagagacgTCATCTTGAGGGAacaggaggaggttgagaagcaGTACGAGGAGGTTGTCTTTGACCACTTGCACGCGGTCGCctaccaaggtgagtggtggcGGCAAGTGTACTGCCATGGACCAGGCTGATTCCGTGTTCCCAGGCTACCCTCTCGGAAACACCATCCTCGGACCCAAGGAGCACATCAACTCGATCTCCAAGTCCGATCTTTCCGGTTACATCTCCAAAAACTACACCGCCGACCGAATGGTTCTCGTCGGTGCCGGTTCCATCGAGCACGACGCTCTCGTCAAGCTCGCCGAGAAGAACTTTGCCTCCCTCCCCGTTTCCTCCAACCCTATCCCCCTCGGCGGTCAGGCTCACGCCCCCACCGACTTCCTCGGTTCCGAAGTTCGAGTCCGTGACGATACCATGAACACTGTCAACCTCGCCATCGCCGTCGAGGGTGTTGGATGGAAGAGCCCCGACTACTGGCCCATGTTGGTCATGCAATCCATCTTCGGTAACTGGGACCGAAGTCTCGGTGCTTCCCCCTTGTTGAGCTCAAAGCTCAGTCACATCATCTCAAGCAACAACTTGGCCAACTCTTACAtgtccttctcgacctcatACTCGGACACTGGTCTTTGGGGTATCTACTTGGTTtcagagaagtgagtgcagaTGAATGACTCTGTGACGCGAAGAGAATCACCggctgacgatgatggttGTAGCTTCTTGAACCTTGACGATCTGTTGCATTTCACCCTCAAGGAGTGGACTCGAATGTCCATCTCCCCCACTCTTGCCGAAGTTGAGCGAGCCAAGTCTCAACTCAAGGCTTCTTTGTTGTTGGGTTTGGACGGTACCACTGCCATTGCTGAGGACGTGAGTGGAGCTGTTCTCCCCCAACATAGGCTGGTCTGTACTGATTCGTCCCCTTCAGATCGGTCGACAAATGATCACCACCGGCAAGCGATACACTCccaaggagattgagcgatATGTCGATTCCGTTACCCCCGCCGACATCCAACGGGTTGCCAACAAGTACTTGTACGACAAGGACGTGAGTGCGGTCTTTGCATAAAGTACAATACAGTTCGCTGACAAACGCTCTTCTATCTTATAGTTTGCTCTCGCTGCTGTATGTTTGCGTCTCCATGTTGCGACCGTGTGTTCATGTACTGATGTTCTGTTCACAGCTTGGCCGAACCGAGGGTCTTATGGACTACAACCGTATCcgagcaggtgagtgtggataATACACAGTCATGTCGTAAGGCAACCAACTGATGTTTCTTTATCGCAGACATGTCCTCTATGATCTTCTAAACGCGGATAATGGAGAACGGTCGGGATCTGGGGATGGTAGTAGACAAAAAACATATGCATCCACTTTGGCTCATtgggtttgttgttgagcaaTGTTTGGGTTCGTGCGCACGTTCATTGTGCCCGGTATTTCTCGCGCGCAAGTCGAAGAGATGGGTCTGTTGTGGGGAAGAGTGGTAGCAGCATTGGGTGTTCCTTGAGATGATTATTCTACTCCGTTTCAACAAGCTGCATATGCTGGCAACATGCTTGACGAGAGAGAAGTCTACGATTGCGCGGGATATCATTCTGGCTCTACTCCCATGTTCCGCGCATGCCAAAGATCGGAGATCACCGCCAAGAGCATGAGACGCTCGCAGTTCCAGTTGGCAGGAACGTGTTCAGAGCACGCGTCTATCTTTCAATCACAGGCAGCAGATGTATACCATATCTAACATTGACCCGACTTCGATTTGTTGACCAGGCAGGAAGTAAGAGATACGTGAATGCTGCTCGTACATACAGACTGGGCGAGGATCTGTCTATGGTCGTAGTGGGATGTTCACACCACTTTCCAAAGGGTCGGAAAGAGCTCAAGACAAGCTATGGGGTGAGTGCTTTCAGATTCACTTGGATCTATTCCTGCTCACAGCCTGGCtgccttcctcttttcctaTCAATATCAACCTACCTTCGACAATGTTGTCCCTGGGTTCTAAATAGACCGTACAAACTCCCCTCGCAAAACACGAGCTCGACCTCCTATCCCTAAtgcgtccacctccactcctaCCGCCCCCTCCCCCATAATTGCAGGACCTAGCACTTCTTCCACGACTGTAAACACCGCCAGACCCACCGGAGGTAAAGGACTAGGGGGCGAGCTTAGGGCTGTTGCGAATGGACTAGGTGCTGGACCGAGATATAAGCGGAAAGCGAGAAGGGTGAGCGTCGTAGAgcaagatgagaaggaagatacTTGGACGAGGTTGTTCTTCAGAGTGAGTAGCGTAGAAGACTCTTTGGGGTGGCTCATGTTCTTATTTGAGCAATGTAGCAGTAGTGATACGTAGCTGATGATTTACAATCTTGATCTTAGCCTGGGAGGAAGACTGTCGACGCATGGCTCGACTCGTTCTGGAAACGACATTTTGTACTTATCGTCTTACCTTGCTTAGCGGTATGTCCACTACACCTATGCTCCGTCCcattcctgttcttcctcccactTTGCTAGAACCAAAACAACCTTACCTATTGCTAATCTAGATGCCGGTGATGTATCTAGGTCTGGCTATGGGTCGCTATACCTTTCCCCGTCTCAGATCCATACAAGGATAATCCTTTTCCTGAAATCCCATCTTGGCCAAAACGACCGAAAGGCGATGATGGCGGCGCAGCTGGCGGTAACAACGAGGGACAGAGTGTGTTGCCCCTCGATGTGAACTtttacttcttcttgttctggtgagtgtgccCTCCCGTCTTCTGATTAATACCTCGCTGCACATGGCAATAGCTGATCTGACCTTCCCTTAGGTATTTTGGGTACGCTCAGGTTAAAGTCAGATTGCATGCAGTCAATAGCTGATAGCGACGGTGGTCTCACTTGTACAGGATGTATCTCGCCGTTGCTCTTttcttcatcaccaacctcttctccctatACCGCCTAAGTAAGTTCTAATCATACCTACCGAAGACTAGCATGGAACATCAGAACATAGGCTGATCCGCTTCCTGTGCCTAGACTGGTGGCCCTCTCAACTCGGTGGTAGACTGAGCTACGCCCTAAGCTGGTCCTCCACCTTACTCATCGGTCTAATCGCccatcatctcgatctcTTCTACCTCCGcaaaagatgggagaggaatcGCAAACATTCCGACGAGGTAGAATGGGAACGGAAGACGTTTTGGGTCGTTTTGAGCTTTGTGGCAATGCTCATGCCTGCTTTGGCATGTTTTTCAAAGTTGAAAAGGGATAAAAGACATACTTATCGTCAACAAGTACCAGCTGTGTCGAGAACGTAagtccgtccgtccgtccgtcctACGCTGAGAAGCTCATTTACATGTGTACGCTATggatcgaagctgatgttgttgattCTTGGTTGTGAACGATAGCTTTTTCGGTCAATCATTCTCGCGACGATTCCCAGCTTCGTGGTTGCGGTTCTTGTGGTTCATGACatgtctcgctctcgcttgTTTCTCTCTTATCGCGGGACAAGGTGCGTCTATCTACGTTCTACTGGGTGAACTTATTAATTGATACAATAACGCCCAGCCTACGCAAGCTTGTTCTTGACAACGCTGCCGCATACATCGCTTGATGCGGGTACATGGGTATACTCTTGGGTTATCAGTGAGTCGCATATACTCAGTGGCGCTCTAGCCTACGCTGACCTTATCCATGTTGCCAGCCGTACAACTGCTCGCTCTCATATCGTTCTATATCCTGGGTGCCAAAGTTCGCAGTCGAGCATTATTGTTTCTCTACAAGCTATTCTTCCAACTAGTCTACCATGTCTTCTATCGAAATCTTGTGAGTCCCCCTACAAACTTCCCGTCTTACCAAAGTGTACTGACACAAACCGATACTCGTGTTGTCCGACTTCGCAGTTCGCCCGTCTTCGATCCCCTACGCAATTCGCAACAGTCCAGCTCCTGTCCTCATTgaccgtcatcatcctcttccctatCCAAATGTCTCGACCCTATCATCGGATCTTGCAGATCGTATTGGGATACCCGAGTCCGTGGGAAGAACATGTAGAGAATGTGGCGACGAGCTTCTATTGTAGGGGCTTAGCACAGAATGTGACGATGGTTGGGTTTTTGGGTAAGTGCGGCGGTACTCTATATCGCAAGATGCAGTCGTTGACCGATCGGATGTGTGTGTTTGGCTGATATCGCTCGTTACCCTCATGCAGGATGGTTAACAATACTGCATTTCGGACCTAATTCACGTGAGTCGCTCGATCATGACGATACAGCATTCGCTCATCTTCACTTTGTTCGCCTTCATCGTAGACATATACCCTTTCTTCAAATTCGATCCTACGCCCGAAGATCCTTATACCTTCTCACTGACATTCACTGCTTCTGCAGTCATCTGGGTGAGCGACATCCTCCCTTCGCTGCGTGTGGGTGGGTTGCTAAAGCGCTTCGTTGTGTATAGGGATCGGAGTTAGTCAGCTCGTTCATTGCTCGTCAAGTTATGAGCTTTGCTTTCGGGGTCAATGTCTCCCAAATAggattggacgagatgagagAATACCCAGAAttaggtgagtgatccaGTCTCTGCTTTCGAGGTCCATCCAGTAGTTGCTGATTGTGCTCTTGTACTTTGTAGTACCCGCTTGCGGTAAGCAACATCATTTTTCTCGTTCCTCCGAATTGGAACAAGGGTGACAAGCTGACCATTCGACCACTACTACAGGCTGGGCGAGTGTACACGTATCGATGAAtatccttcttttcctcatcaagctcaatTTTAGATAGATGGATCACCTAGATAAGCTAGATTGTATTTTGTAACTCGTTTCTTGTTTTTCGCTCTCCGAAATGGTCATGATATGTATCCCCATAGACGATGAAGGCAAATTGTAATGGGTAATTCTGCATGGTAATGGTTTATATCACACTTGAATCAAGGCCATAAGGGATGATGTCGGGTATTTACAAGCAACATAGTGGAGATGAGGTTATAttgcaaagaaggaagagcaaaaTGACTAGATATAATCGTTATGATAGTCTCGTGTACGTAAGGTGTGATTGGAAAGCACATGTATTGAACACAGTGAAATAATGAAGCAACGTAGAATACAATGGAAAGCCATAGTTCATCAAGAGTATACTTGGACCACCACGTCGGGAAGAACTTGACACGGTAGGTTACTCAAACTCGGAGACCAAGTGGCTGACTTGCAACTTGTCTTGGACCTCGTCGTTTTGCAGGTGTTTGACCACGAGGTTTAGAGACACGTCTATGCGCCCAAAGTCGTCAGCTACCTCTACGAGTAAAGTGAACACGTCCTCAGCTGACACTCACGTGTTGTCCTTCACGTTATTTccaatcgtcatcttcgagaAGGCGGTCGAACGCCCAGTCATGACAGTATTGATATTGACGTTCTCTTTATTCCTCTCTGATCTAGGTATCAATGGGACAGTTGGCGCTTTCTCCCTACCGATAGCAATCACTTTCTCTGGACCATCCGAGTTTCGCCTTCTGCCCCAGCCGAGCGCGGCTCGTCTCGCATTGGAAGTGACACGCGGTCGTGAatcgtcttctttctctttggCAGTCTTATTCTGCTCAACCTCGAGCTGCTTACGTAGTCCGAACGCATCAGGCGTAGGGGATGACAGGGtaagtggagagagagactgGAACGGTGCGATCTTCGGTGCTGGAGTTGGTGGAGTTTCCCTTGCGAAAGCGGCAAAGACAGCAGAAAGTGgtggagcagagggaggttCTGGTACATCGTCAGGGAAAGCGAATGCGAATGTCGACGAAGCGGAtgtagaagaggatgtagaattcttcttctcatactTTGTCGTCAGAGACATCTTGGGTTTGTTGATCGGTGCAGAAGGCTTAGGCAGTGGGAGACCATATGGCGAACACAGTGCTCGAGAGTCGCTAAGAGAGGATTTGCGTCGATGGGCGATACCTCGACCGAGAGGAAGTTGGTTGAGAGGCTTGTATGCCTGTGTGGATTGAGCCAGGAACGCAGCAATTTCTTCCGTGGTCTTTGGCATCTTCCAATCTGTTTCATAATCAGCGACTCAGGTCGACTTGAAATGAGGTGttgttgactcaccttccagcgCATGTTTTGACTCGTCGCTGTCCACCCAGCAGCTCTTGGTTTTCCTAAACTCATCGACCGCTTCCCGTTCCCACTCTATCCACCTTCTTACAGATTTCATCTTATCcgatccatcatcttctgtcaGGCCATCTCCTCCGATGATGGTTGGCTCTCGATCGCGAAGACTAGATCGAGAGTTCTTGGCACGGACACTTGGACTAGTTGACGACTTGTTGGCTCGAAGAGTCGCCATGGAGGGCATCTCATGGATAGTGGCATCGATCCTGACACCGGCCGACGATTTCTGACGATAGTGGCCAGAACCTCTTGGTCGAGTACGAGTTCCTAGAGTGATTGAAGCGGCATTGGTATCGAGAGAAAGTCGACTAGACGTTTCAGATGCTGATGGCGAAGTGAGACCAGGGGTATCCATGGGAAGGTCAGCAAGGACGAGATGAGCAGGACGACGTCGCCCTGGCCTCGCTGGTCGAGACATTGACGATCCAAGCATCTGACGACCGGCAACAGTCTTGCCTTTGCCAAGAGGAGCTGTAATGAGATCAGCAAATTTCGTTTCGGAAGCAGCTTCAAGCACTCACTCATGTTTGACATATTTTCACCAGCGGCCTCCAAGCACTTTTCAATTTCCTGCTCAATCTTTCTGACCGGACTAGCTTCCACAGACCAGCGAGACCCGTTACCAAAGGTATCATCAGGGCGGGTCGAGTTTGTGGCGGTAGAAACAGTTGAGACGGGACGCAGACCACGAAGGAAGAAGCTGTTCCTTGCTGACTGCTGCTCGGGACCGAATAGCGAATCCCTATCCGAAGACACCCTTGAGTGTTGTGCACTGCTGTCGAATATGGAGTCCGGCGCACTATCGAAAAGGGAATCGTTCGCCTTGACTTGGGTGTTGTCGAATAGGCTGTCCCAGGATAATCCACGGTGATGCTTGGAATGAGTTCCGGCAGTATCGTCAGGTGGAGAGCCGGTAATCGAAGTTAATTGaacacctccatctctctgGAACATTCGATCTCCGAGACCAGGTCGTACGATCTGAGATGCTGATACATTGGATGCTGTGCTAGCGGTCGAGGAGTTGCGTCGATGTGCTGCCCAATCAGGTCGACCAAAGGTGCTATCGATCGATGAGGAGTCGCGACGATGCTTGCTGATGTAGCCGGATCGACGGTGGTTGTTGTGCATGCTGATAGGTGGACCGCTCGTCATGGACATAGCATCATTATCGCCAATAGAATCGACTGATTGAATGGAAGAGTTGCGACGATGGTGACCTCGTCTGGTGGTTGGACGTGTAGTGGTTTGAGCACCGAAGCGGAAGCTTGACATCGAGTCTCGAGAGGGGGAACGACGGGGAGACTGCTCAGTTTCGActtcttcgatgatctcTGCTCTTGAGTTCTGACGGTTATGACTAAGATGAGAAGCAAAGTTGAAGTCGAAGTAGTTGGTGTATTCCCGCTCGTTGTTCGTGCCGATGACATCGCCGATACTAGACATTGTAGCGATACTTGATTCGCCTCGTCGATGTCCACGTCTTCGATTGTTGGCCTCGGGAGCAGGATCTTTTACAGTAACAGCTGGCTCAGGAGCACCGAAAGAGGCATGGCTGGCTTGTGTTATACTCATGTGCTGCTGGAAGGAGAACTGACCCCTGAAAGGTTCTTTCCGAACAGGACTTGTCCTCGCAATACCAACGACATGGTGAATTACCGCGGTGTCTTCCaagccctcttcttcctcttcatcttcctcccagtcctcctcgtcagacGAGATGCAATCGGACGGTTTGGAGACGTAGAAAGATGGGATTGCATCCTTGGCTGGTGATGATGGCACTCGCATCGGGAGAAGAACTGGTACTGGTGGAGCCGATGTTTCGATTGGCAACTGCATACTCTCCACCTTTTTCAAAGCTTCGACGAAAGATGCTCTGTGATCACCTTGATCGAGAGCAGCGTACTCATTGGTGAAGTCAAACGAGTTACGGAAGTCATTGCCGCCAATGGTGAGCATATCGCTGAGAACTGAGTCACGCTCGTCCAACGGCTTCTCGATGTTGAGTGTGACCAGGCCATTGCTGTGAGACGGTACATCCGGTTCGGGAGGAAGCGATAGAGCTGGTGGAGCCACAGCTGGACGACGTGGAGAAACTCGAtctgatggaggtggaggcggaagcCCAAGGCTTGTTCTTTTGGTTGGTGACGGAGCAGAGTTCTCGGCgtcggtgttgatgatgatcgccTTGAGATCGGCGGGTACGTCCGAAGCGGTACTCTGTTTGGCACCAATCCGAGCAGGACCCATCGATCGACCCTTCACAATCCTTGCCTCAGTCGCCTTGGGCAACAAGTTCTCCACTGACTTGTGCAACTTGGGACCTGCcggagatggaggagcgaAGATGTTCCGCATACCTTTCCGCACCATGCTCT is a window encoding:
- a CDS encoding mitochondrial-processing peptidase subunit beta; its protein translation is MVASRLISRALARPPAPRILKPSLARSLAAVHPVTTASSDPVTKTSVLSNGLSVSSETIPGASTSTVGLWIDAGSRADADGASGTAHFLEHLAFKGTKSRSQTQLELEVENLGAHLNAYTSREQTVYYAKAFDKDVPQAVDILSDILQNSKLEESAIERERDVILREQEEVEKQYEEVVFDHLHAVAYQGYPLGNTILGPKEHINSISKSDLSGYISKNYTADRMVLVGAGSIEHDALVKLAEKNFASLPVSSNPIPLGGQAHAPTDFLGSEVRVRDDTMNTVNLAIAVEGVGWKSPDYWPMLVMQSIFGNWDRSLGASPLLSSKLSHIISSNNLANSYMSFSTSYSDTGLWGIYLVSENFLNLDDLLHFTLKEWTRMSISPTLAEVERAKSQLKASLLLGLDGTTAIAEDIGRQMITTGKRYTPKEIERYVDSVTPADIQRVANKYLYDKDFALAALGRTEGLMDYNRIRADMSSMIF